The window TGCAAACATCGACCTAGCATGGTGGTTGCGGATTGAGCTCGTCTGCATCCTAAGGTTGAGCAGTCATCGTGTTGTGCTCAACTCACAGGCTGCCACTTAGATTTCAtgtcaatccaatggttggCAGATGGGCTCCTCGATGGCCTGacatttttgaaattttgagcagtaattttaaaatttgaattgaaCTTGtctatcaaccattggatggacaTGAAATTCACATGGTGACCTATGAATTGCACTGAACGCGGCACAATAGCCGCTCAACCAATGGTTGCACTGTGGGTGTCATTTCAAAAGCCGAGGACTCATCTCGATTTTGAGTCCCCTCCTACGCACTAGCACCCACCAAGTGGTTTATGGGCCCTTGTtaggacaaaaaaataaaaaggtaaacTTGTGAATTATCAAAATTGTCACGTCACTCACCCCTATGTAACGATTTCAACAAAAGAAGATGATAGATGGAGCCCATTACAGATGCACAATTTTTTTGAAACCCATCGAAGGAATCTTGGACTTATTGCGGAGGGGGAGATGAGtacaagaaaaatggaaaaactgAGTGTGTAGTACTTGAACTGGTTATAGTGCTTCACAGATGTATATGTCGCCAATGCCACAATTGCACAATCATGTGTTAGCCAATCCAATTTCTGACTCTCTCAGGTCCCCAATGTTTGTAACCGTAACTCAACCAgtaaccttctctctctctctttcacaaaTGGCTTTCATTCGGGCCTGTCTTTTATTCATTTCCACAGTAACTTGTGAACTCCATTATCTTCCCCACCCCAACTCAATAAAGTTCTGCAAATGGCCGTCTCCATCACAATTCAAACTTTTTCAGAATCACTTTGGCCATTACTGATTAGCAACTTAACTACTTAAACTCCTTCGAAACACAAATTTCACAAGCACAAGTTCATCATAGGATTACAAGCATGGGTGCATTGGTCAATGAGGCCTCCAATATCGCAGAGCAAAGCAACATTGAGAACAGTAGCCGAGCCCAGAGGACCCAATGGGTGCTTAATGCTCCTAACCCACCTAGTCTGTGGCGTGAGTTTGTGGAATCGATTAAAGACAACTTTTTCATTGATCATGGAAGCATGTTCTCCTCCTCTTCAACACAGAAACAAAGATGGAGATTTGCTATTTGGGTCTTCAGGGTCTTCAGGGCTTTGTTTCCAGTCTTTGATTGGGGTCGGAGTTACAAGCTCTCAAAGTTCAAGAGCGATTTAATGGCTGGCCTTACTCTGGCAAGTCTCAGCATTCCACAGGTGAGACTTTCCCCTTTTTAATTTCCCTTTCTATTCTCACTTCAATTCACTATCTcatgttttccattttttttgcaGAGCATTGGATATGCTAATCTAGCAAAGCTTGATCCACAGTATGGGCTATGtaagtagcttctcaatataCAGAGTTACAGACTTGAAACTTACTGTGATTCTGCATATATATTGGTCCTTGATTATGAAAATTTCTGGGTTTGTTTGGAGATAGATACTAGTGTTGTCCCACCTGTGATCTATGCTTTAATGGGGAGCTCAAGAGAGATAGCCATTGGACCTGTGGCTGTgatctctctgcttttatcttcCATGGCTCAGAAAATAGTGGATCCTGTGAGTGACCCAATTGGTTACAGAAAGCTTATCTTTACTGCAACTTTCTTTGCTGGCACATTTCAAGCTGCTTTTGGATTCTTCAGGTGGGTGTTGGATTTCAAGTTAAGAAGTGATATAATTAAAGGATTACTGTTCCTCCTATTGAAATCATAAACAAATGGATCGATGCTTGCAGGTTTGGATTTCTTGTGGATTTCCTCTCACATGCTGCCATTGTTGGGTTCATGGGAGGTGCAGCCATTGTCATATCTCTGCAACAAATGAAGGGACTACTTGGGATTAGTCACTTCACTGATAAAACAGATGTGATCTCTGTCATTGAGGTTGTTTGGAGATCAATTCATACTTCAGTAAGAACACATCGTTCATATTTATAACTAATTTCATTTCTTCTGGTCACAATTACTTCTCATGATAATAATAATCTTTGTATTGTGTCTTATCAATACCAGTGGAACCCTTTGAACTTTCTAATTGGATGTTCTTTCTTGATTTTCATCCTGATGATCAGATATTTGGTAAGTAGGCTTTTTATAATCTGGATTCACTATTGGACTAAAATTATATCTAATAGGAAATTAATCATCATCTGATCAGGGAAGAAGGAACAGGAAATTCTTCTGGTTACCAGCAATTGCTCCTCTCATATCTGTCATCTTATCAACTCTCATAGTGTTCCTGACAAGAGCAGATAAGCATGGAGTTAAGATACTAAAGCACATCAAAAGAGGCTTGAATCCCAGTTCAGCAGGTCAGCTACAGCTAAAAGGCCCACTTGTGGGAGAGGCTGCTAAGATTGGATTGATTTCTGCCATTATCGCTCTCACGGTGCTCTCTCTAGATATCCATTCATGATGAATGAACACACCCTCCATTAAATAAATTACAAACCAGCATCAATTTAGCTTAACCAATTAGTAAGTATTTCCAGGAAGCAATGGCTGTTGGGAGATCATTCGCAACCATAAGAGGGTACCATCTTGATGGGAACAAGGAAATGGTGGCCATGGGGATGATGAACGTTGCAGGATCTTTAACTTCATGTTATGTATCAACAGGTATGGAAATcaaaagcttaagctattaggtggAGAGACCCAACTAGTATACCATACGAAGTCATCTAAGGTCCCAGAGTATTCTAATTGGAATATTCGATCCTAACATTCTCCAACACGTTTTGCCTATCTTTTGAGTGGTAGTACACATGGTGGGTCtaatggctttgataccatattgaAACATCtaacccaaaagcttaagctattaggt is drawn from Telopea speciosissima isolate NSW1024214 ecotype Mountain lineage chromosome 1, Tspe_v1, whole genome shotgun sequence and contains these coding sequences:
- the LOC122664196 gene encoding low affinity sulfate transporter 3-like, with product MGALVNEASNIAEQSNIENSSRAQRTQWVLNAPNPPSLWREFVESIKDNFFIDHGSMFSSSSTQKQRWRFAIWVFRVFRALFPVFDWGRSYKLSKFKSDLMAGLTLASLSIPQSIGYANLAKLDPQYGLYTSVVPPVIYALMGSSREIAIGPVAVISLLLSSMAQKIVDPVSDPIGYRKLIFTATFFAGTFQAAFGFFRFGFLVDFLSHAAIVGFMGGAAIVISLQQMKGLLGISHFTDKTDVISVIEVVWRSIHTSWNPLNFLIGCSFLIFILMIRYLGRRNRKFFWLPAIAPLISVILSTLIVFLTRADKHGVKILKHIKRGLNPSSAGQLQLKGPLVGEAAKIGLISAIIALTEAMAVGRSFATIRGYHLDGNKEMVAMGMMNVAGSLTSCYVSTGSFSRTAVNFSSECQTVLSNVVMAVTVLISLELFTRLLYFTPTAILASVILSALPGLIDIREAYNIWRVDKLDFLACIGAFFGVLFASVEIGLLTAVTISFMKILLIAIRPHTEVLGRLPGSDIFCSITQYPIAVKIPGVLTIRIHSNFLCFANSNFVRERIIRWVIDEEKEVKETKGSIQVVILDLSGMRNIDTSGIQALEELQKKLVSQGIELALASPCSQVIHKLKLFKFVEKIEGRVFLTMGEAVDGICCGSKMVGP